Genomic DNA from Rutidosis leptorrhynchoides isolate AG116_Rl617_1_P2 unplaced genomic scaffold, CSIRO_AGI_Rlap_v1 contig241, whole genome shotgun sequence:
GCCGGAAATTCTATTGTGTGACAATGACAGGACACTTAACGAGCCAAGAAAGCCATATGTGGAAGGAATCCCACCAGTGAACAAATTAGAACTGAGATTTAGGTATTGTAGACTAACCAAGCTGCTAAAACCTTCAGGAAGATCTCCAGACAACTGGTTCTCCTCCAATGCTATGACTTGCAAATTCGGCAACCCGAATAGCTCAATGGGAACTTCACCGGATAACATCTGCTTACTCAAATCAAGAGTTGTCAGTTTCATCAAATTACTCCCAATATAAGTGGGAATATTTCCGGAAAAGCCACATGCACTCAGATTCAAAACTTGCAAGCTTTTCAATTCTCCTATATCAGGAGGCAGCCTCCCTTTAAATTTATTGTGGCTGAGATTCAAACTAGTCAAATTACGAAGCTGCATTATACTCTTTCCTTCTATATTTCCACTCAGATTGTTCTCAAATAAGTTCAACACTTCAAGCTCCGAGAGATTCCCCAGATTCGAAGGAATTGTGCCGGAAAACGTATTCCTAGCCAAGGAAATCGTCCTTAAGCTTCTTAATTCGGCCAGAAACAAAGGAATATGACCTACAAATCTGTTCCCATCAAGATCAAGAACTTGCAACAGACTACATTTAACAATCTCATTAGGAATCAACCCACCGAGTTGATTATTAGCCACCCTAAGCTCCACCAAGTTATACAAATTCCCAATGCCAGCTGGCAAGCCGCCGGAAAAGAAGTTTCCAGAAAGATCCAACATTTGAAGTGAAGTCAAGTTGGTCAGCCAAGCTGGAAACATGCCATGAATGTGATTCTCGTGAAGGTCCAAAACTTCCAAAATGGCTACACATGGCTTTGATTTCCCATTTTGCGGCTCATTGACGCTCGTGAACCCATTAAAGCTCAAATTCACAATCCTCAAAGATGACGAATTTCTATTTACACTGCAAAACACACTTGCAGGTACCGGACCAGAAAAATCATTTCGTGACAAGGAGAGAACTTGAAGCTTAGGAATGGAACCCACAGTGGCCGGAACCAAACCCTTTAACAAATTATCTTCTATGCTTAAATGTACAAGCGAAGAACAGTTGGCTATGGCGGAAGGCAGAGTGCCGTGAAGTTTATTCGAGTCGAGCCATAAATACTCAAGCTCTTGCAACACTCCTATACTCGCCGGAACTGCACCGGAAAACGAATTAAATGACAAGTTTATGAGCTGGAGCTGAGATTTGGACGGAAAGTTCGCCGGAATTGCACCGGTAAAAAAATTCGACGACAAATCGAGGTACCTGAGACTCGGCTGGAAATGAACGGAAGCCGATATTTTACCGGAGAAGAATTGTGAGCTACATTGAGTACCAGAAGATTGGTGAGGTTAAAAATAGAAGGAGGCAACTCGCCGGCGAGTGAGTTGTACTGCAAGTAGACAGCGCGTAAGAGCTCGCATTGGGAAACGGAGGAAGGAAGAGAGCCGTTAAGGTTATTAGAATGAAGGCTCAACTTTCGAAGCTCTCGTAAGTTACCGAGTTGGTCAGTGAGTCGGCCACCGAGTTGAAGACGAGGTAGACGGAGTTCACGGACACGGTGGTTGTAACAACCAATGCCACGCCAGTCACAAGGGGCTAACGGCGTTGATGGGTCCCATCCGTCAAGTACACCAAGTGGGTCATTGAGGTTTAGCTTGAAAGACGTCAATGCTTGAATCTCCGTCAATGTAACGGCGAAAGTTGCCGCCGCCGTCAATGCAAAAATCATGAAATGTAGGAGAAAAGTAGCCGTTGATGATGCCATTTTCATTCAACACACAGAGAGATTGTTGAGAAGGAAAGGGAAATGGAAGAAGAGCGTCTGTTTGAGAGAAAACGACGGCGTATTAGTGGACGAAAGTTTTTTTCCTtcactccatctctctctctctctctaaaaaggGGATTTTTGTTCAGAGTCGAGTTGGGGAAGGAGAAAGTGTTTAATTTGATGTGTTTGACTGAAAGTCATAATTAAGTGTTGTGAGAAAGAGTTGTATTTTTATTTTATCACGAGAGggatattattgtaattaaaattaGTATAGTATCTGACAtagctagagagaaaaagagagagaagGCTGTGTGCTGGGACTTGTGAGCTTTCTGCTGTTCATTCATTGCATCATTTTATATTTACTCTACAAAGGGCTTTACTGTAATttagtttttaattttttatactatattttttttttgaaacacgatttttttttttatactagTATAGGAGTATTTCATATTTATAAAGTCCACAAACATTATTTTTATAGAAGACAGGTGCAATTTATTGTTACTTCCATACGGGAGATTAAAACTCGATACGAATTAATTGAATCagtataaaaaatataaaattaataagaaATATTTTGATACTCGTAAATAAAAACTTTTGCTATTCAATAATAGAATTGTTGACTCTTTCTGCGGGAATTCAGTTTTGGTGAAATAAGGGAAAAAGAAATAATAGATTTTATGCTTATTGTTTTTGTTTATTAGActcttattttaattttattattatggtGGTATGTATTCAGTTTAGATTGTTCGGGGGAGTGTCTTCATAGTTTTTGACTTTTCGATTGAATGAGATATCGTAAAATTCTATGCTAGTTGGATGCGGAATACGCTGATTAGTATTATCTACGATTttagcttttaaattttaatttaaaaaattAAATTTTAATTTGGAGATAATTGACAGCCGACATGTTCCGACTCTACGagcttaattaattaaatttttaataaaattctcccattataataaaaaaaaagtgttttaataaataaatatgcgaTTTATATGGAACAACAAATCATCTAATTCTCTTAGAGGGAACTAATCCATCCAAAATTATGAAAGACTCTAAATGAATACAGATAAATTCAACGACAAATCGAGGACCATGAGAGGAACACCATAATCTCGAGCAGGGAAATGAACTTGAAAGTCCAGTCGAAATTTTCAAATCAATCGAAAGACTACAAACATTCGGACAAATACATATTTGAAAACTAACACAATGCTAATCAACCGATCATCACCTCTAAAAACATTATCTTTTGGGATTAGAGGGCAGCGCTTCCTTTTTTTTCTCCAATAATTTCGAATAATGTAAAGTTCGCGAACAAGAGTTTATCTGACGAAGGAATTCAGACAAACACCCATGTAACAATTTTCTTCGGATAAAATCTTCTTACTCATGGTATGCATTAAACCTGCAATATGTCAGATGGGTAGAAAGATAACCCGATCAAAAACCAAACAAAATAACGAATCAATTGAAAGAATGATTGACTGGGATGCAcagaaataatatataatatataattttattttattttatttttctgaaGTTGATATAAAATTATGCAAGCAAATTAATTCACTCAAATGAGAGACGTTACTGTTTAAATCAGATGAAATAAAAATCGCAATAATTGTGCTCTGTGTAGGAGAATGAGTTCTTAGAACAAAATGTACATAATATTTTATGCTAacttcaaaataaaataaaatatatatatatgctatgaTTTTAATTTGATAAAACTATGTCATGATTATGAAGGCAGCTCGTTGTCAAAAGCATTAATAGCAGAATTTGATGCCTTTCCACAGGATCAGGTGTctaaacatttatttatttaattaaacttctgATGTGACTccaatttaatttttttaattaaataaaaatgtcaATTTCTTTCTTTAAAACTGCTAGGTTGGTGACTTGGGTCCGATCCTAAGACGCAAACATAATTCCTTTCCTTAGCCTAATTAATACTATTATGCATGCATTAATTCTTTTTTTAAAAGCCAGATTTGAAGACTCAATCAGtgctttatttatttataaaaagtaTGTTCACTTTTTAATAAGTGCAATTTTCTTTTCGCCCAAATGCAGGATCATGTAATTTGGACATTAATGGCCGACCCAAAAAGTGAACCAATTGAATTTCTGTTTCAAACTAAACATGGCCCATTATTAAATCTGGGCCATAAAGACTGGGCCCATATTTTAGTAAAATAAATAGTAGGAAAGAGGACGATCCCGATGTCAGGATTTCAACAGAATTCCAACTAGTCAACTAGGCATTATTTTTCCTACTTCGGAGACCGGGGGTtcgtcgagattattattataattttttttttggatTAACTTTTTAAGCAGTACGATTCAACTAGACTACATTTTAATTAATGATATTGTTTCTTTTTTAGGTCTTTTTGATCTTCGTAGTGATAATGATCCTCGATTAAGAGATAAATTTTTACGTTCTAATGGTTATCGGACGAAACGGTATGGAATTGACCATATAATTTTTTCCATCAGTAAAGATCGAGATCAAACCCCTTATATACTGATTAAGGGACGATATGCTGAACCACCATATCAATTCTAGTGGTTATATTGCTCCCCtttcatataaaataaaataaaataaaatataatttttttcaAAAAATACTTGCCTCCTGCGACAGGAGGTAAGATTCTCATCTGCCAACCACTAAAAATAGGACACGTGGCACTTACTTTAAAGAAATTAATATGCTTCCTTTTTAACACTTAAACAAAAAATATAAGGATCTTATACTACACCTGAAATAAATTGAACTGCTTTCTCGTCATCTGTCTTGGTGGTCTTGGCCTTGTCGATTCATTCACCAGGTCTATAGAAAATATTGATCCACGAAACGAATGAATGAATAACCTCATCATACACACGTAGACAAAACATTAAACACATAGACGACATTAAATAAGAATTACTTCAAAATTGCATTCTTCGCCTCTTTCAAATTCCTACTGCGATTGACATCGTAACTCTCAATTACTTCTGTAAACTTTTTGCTTCCCCCTTTGATTTGGTTCAAATTCCAACAAAGCAGGAAAAGATCGATTGTTTAAATCATCAAAATCTAATCttttttttatctttttcaatttttttcgtATCGCTGATTCATTTAACATCGCAAACGTCGAAAATCGAATACGCTGGACAAAGTTTAGCAATCAATCTCAAATTTCTACGATCAAGCTAACTAAACTACTAAACAAAATCAAAGTTTCGTTTCGCGTGGATTTTTGTTTGTATATAATCTCTTCTTCGAAATGAACAGCGAAAAAGATCAATTGACTGCTCATTTTACCTATTAAAGTTGAAATTTTGTTAGTAATTGATATGAAAAAGAAACTGGAAATAAACAAAAGAAGCAAGAAGTTAGATAATGTATAATTGAACCGTAGAAGCAATTTAATTTGTTTCAAGTGTAGTATAAGATCCTTGATGTTTTTTAAAATATCAAAACATatctttatatttttgtttaagtgTTAAAAAGGAAACAGATTAATCTTTTTAAGTCTCTGCCATGTGTCTTATTTTTAATGGTTAGCAGATGGAACCTAACCTCCTCCCGTGAaggtaaatatttttcatttttttcCCAGTAATGTAAGATTTATAGAGTAATACTCTCCAAATTAAAAAAACTAAAGTAGAGAGTAATTGTATAAATAATACTCGGTGGGAAATATAAATACCCATATATGATTGTGTCTAAAATAGGAGTCCCTGATTAGATGATATATATTACAGACAAATAAGAAATACAAATGTTTTTACTTAGTTAAGAGCTTTCTGAATGAAGCATATAAAAGGGTCCAAGTCCAGAATTCCTTTTTAACAATGCGATAGCTTTCCATAGCATAGAGCCATTGAAGTTGCAGGCAAGAGCACTTTTGGTCCTGAAAAAAACATTTGATAGAATTGCATGTCATATCTCTTCGAAACGTATCTAAAATTTGATCGCGATTCAATAAAATTATCGCTCTCAAGATTCCTAAAAACATCTTTTTAAATCGAGTGCACCAAATCTCCCAAAATGAAGTATATATCACCAGTCACAATACATTTATTTAGATTACAAGTTACGGATGATTATATCGGTCCATGATAAACAACCTGAATAATTTTTACGAATATGTAACTTTATTTATCTATACCTGGACGCTCACAATACTGGAGACATGAGAGGAGACATGATTGTCTTCCAGCCAGTAAGCTGTCGTGGCAAGAAAGTGAGTCCAAATATCTCCTTAGGAACTTGGCCTGGCTCTATGAATCCTACCAGCTTTGCCACAAGAGCAGCACTCTTCTTTACATGTTCAATGTCTTTCGTATCAGTCCATATCTTGTGTGCCAATTGTAAGCTTCTCTGTCTCGATTTCAACCCGATTCCCCATTTCTGGTAAAGCCCTTCTCTGTCTTTTCTCGAAAACTTCTTCTGGATTTTCTTGCTGATCAAGACTCTCTCGCGATTCAAAGCCTTCAAGCTGCGCGCGCACAGTAAAGTAAATAAATAATTAGGAATTGTCGTGCAAGTAACTTAACTTGTAATACAAGGAAGAAAGATTTTTCACCTGGAAGCTGTTGTCACAATTTGACTATCTCTTGTGGTACGAGTTCCTTTAGAAAAAGTTTCCTTAAGGAAATACAATCTTCGAAGTTCTACCTCAATGTAAACAGAATCTGACGGATCGCCCTTAAAGAGAAGGAAGAAATAAGTTCGATGGAGTAACGGCACGTTACAATCTGCCCAGAGCTCGATGATTTCTTTCCTCTGATTCCCAAAAGTCAATGACCAACCATTTCCAGAACTTTGCCAAGGAGTAGTTCCATTAACACTTGATGCTGCTTCAAATTCAACAACACCACTACTCCCAACCATAGGTAATTTCTTTTGTTCTGACATTTCCAATGGCGTGAAAGTCGATCCACAAATGCTAATTGAATCCCCTCCGTCTGAAAGCGAATCCATTGAACTAAGCGAATATTTCCTAGACAAGTTTCCAAGCTCATGACTGTAATTCCGTTTCTCGTGATATGTGGGTGGTAAGTTCTCTTTGCGCAAACTTCTCAAGCTTTGTGTTTCTGAAGAACTAAAAGAATGATTTTTCCTAGGCAAATCTCTGCTACTCGCACTGCTCTTTATCTCAGAAAGCTTTCTATTCATTCCTGCATGATTACTTGTAGGAGAATCCTTTTCATTCGAGTTTGGCGATGAAATATTCGAGAGACGAGCTTTGCAGCTTCTGCTTCTTGGTAAACTCAAACTACTACAACTTGAAGAATCCATCTCTGAGGAACAAGGAGATTGTTCTATAGGATAAAGTGCAACAAGGTAGTTTATTGTATTTTGCATCTCCAAAACCTTTTGTTTCAATGCATCATATGTTTCCTCTGTGCTAATTACATCAGATTCCTTCTCTCCCATCTCCGGATCAACATAGTTATTCTCCTTATTATCTTCTGCTGAAGCGGCAACGTTCATGGTTGATTTCTCTGTATTTTTCTCTTCAGGATGATCTTCAACCTCATTAGAGACATGATTTTCATATGGTTTGTTTGAAGATCTTTCAGGAATGTTCTCCCAATCCTCACATGGATCAAGTCCAACAAATTTTGGAGTACTGTCATCCAGAAGGAAGTTCTCTTCCACATTTTTAGCAAACTGCATGTTAATTCTGGCAGTTTGAGGACTATCCACGCTTGCTTGTTCCTCAAGTCTCAGTAACCGATTTCCTCCTCCTTCTCCTCCTCCAGATCGTAGCAAACTCTCAACCCAAGACTGAGCAGCATCGCGTTGTTGAGTCAATTCTTTTATTTCTTTATCCATCTGTGTCTTATCAGAAAGAAAATAAAATTTGATGGAACCAATGAAAACAAGTATAGAGTATGATAACCAAGGCCTCTTGGCCAAGTGGTTATCTAAGTGGACTTTCTTCATGTAAGTCGAAGGAAAAAAAAGTAGAGTATGATGAAGACATACATTTTGAATTTGAAGTCTTTCTCTCTAAGTAAAGCAGAAGAATCACGTGAGATAGGAGCCGATCCTAAGCTCTTCATCTCGCTCTCGAGTCTAGCCAATTCCTTTTGCAATTGCTTTACCAATGCTTTATCAGACATCACCACATTTACATGTGCATTTGTATTAACTTCTTTTGCACAGCTTGCGAACAAAAGAGTATTTCTTGACTGCTCAACGTGGCTTCGTGCTGGGCTCATCGTGCAAATGATGGCTGTTCTAGCATTTCCCCCAAGAGAATTCTGAAGAATTCTTGTTAACTTAGAATCTCTATACGGTACATGCCCATTTTTCCCCTTGCTGAAACAAATCCAAACACATATTAGCAATATCAAAACAAAGTATATTACCTCCGTCCTAAAGTACTTGTCAATTTTCTTATACAATAATTGACAAGTATTTTAGGACAGAGGATAAGTAAAGTTCAAAATATGTACTTAAGCTCCTAAGAACGAAGGTTACCTCAATTTACGAATGACGGTTCCAACGTTAGTAAACTACGATTAATGTGACTACCTTCTTTCAGTCTCACACCTGCTGATAATGTTTGAGAAGCACGCTCACTCCCAGCAAGATCAATAAAATTCTGTACAATTAAGGTTAATCCTAGGATTAATTACCTAATTTCATTTTCTTACATATATACTAAAACGCCAACTATATATTGCAATTGTATTGATCAGTAGCATACCACATGTGCTGTAAGAGTGCTAGAACTTCCAACACCCATATATGCCCGAGCAGAACTTTCAACCGTCTGaaatacaaatatttatataaattaagtacTAATTAGTGGTTAAGTAATACTACATATTTATTGCAATTGAGTAGTAGTAATTAGTAGGCTTACTAGTCTTAGAATTTGATGAGAGCGAGAACTAGTTTCATTCATAGAGGTTTCTCCTATATGTCTTTGGGCTTCACACATGGAAAGGAGTTCAAAAAGATGACTCTTGCCTTCCAGAATCTCCTCTGTTAGTCTCTCAACCACTGTTCCCCTCTGAAATTaccaattaattaatattaatatttcctAAATTAATTAAAAAGATCGAGGAAATTgattaatgaatgataatttttaattacagACCTCTGGATCATCTAATAGTCTAAGAGGGGTACTATCTGAGCTTAAGAGATCTCTCACAGCTTCATTGTATATCTCGATGGCAGAAAATTTCAATACAAATTCCCTTTCTTCGTGCTGATCATAAAATAATTACATCGTTAGTAAatataattactaattaattaaaagAAAGAATCATTTCCTTACCGAATGGCATTCCTAGAACTTGATTAATGGAATATTTACCTTTTGTATGTAGTCATATATGTCGTCTATAGCATATTCAGTAATTCCACACATTGTGTACGTCTTTCCGCTGCTTGTTTGTCCATATGCGAAAATGCTTGCTGCACAAGCAATCAAAAAACACAATTATATTCACTAATAATTATTAATCATAAAATTATCACAGAAATTAAACAAAGGTTTAATTAGTTTACTAATACTCACAGTTGATGCCACTGACAACCGAAAGAGCAACCTCCTTGGCTGCTTCCTCGTAAACTTTTATCGTCGAGGAATCAATGCCAAATACTTTATCTACATTCATTAATTTATCCAACAAGGTATTAGGTATACGAATATATCACACATCAATCATTCACCGTACAATAAATTAGAATCCTATACTTGAGATTAAGCTTCTGGAATTAGTcgattgtataaataaataaatagaggaATATAGAACAAAATGGTTTTTTCAGATTTGGTTACCAAATGAATAAGCAGCAGGATACTGGGATCTCTCAACCAAGGAGTTTTTGAAGATAATGGTGTCATTGTTGATGCATTCCCAATCAGATATTTCGTTTCGAGACAATTCTTTCTTGTTCAGAGGCCGTACTCTGACGGAAACGTAGATTTTCTCTCCTCCGCCGCTGCTATCGGAATCTTGTGCAACTGACCGAGCATCCTCATTTACCGATCCAATGTGCTCCAGCTATCCGTTCTTTTCCTTTCCCTCATTTTCCTACAAACCcaacaaacaacaaacaaacaGAAAACATTTTTTACTGTCTCATACGAATCAACGTAGAAATGCAAAACAACCGTGTATTTTCATACGAATTAAATAATCATATACTACTTCCGTCCCTAATTAATTATCACGTttcttatattatttatatataaaaaaaggacAATTAATTAGAGACGGAGGAATAGTAATTTGTACCCGGGAGGATTTTCCATTTATTCTGAGCTTATAGACAAAAGAGCACCATCGTCCTATTGGCTCACTCTTATTTTGTCTTGACAATTAATCTATGGTTTTCCACCATTAATCTGCAGAAAAAAATGTAATAGACAACCAAACAATAATGTATAGAGCTTGTGATCAAAagacataaaagtatcaaaatttcTTCAAAAAAATTAATAGAACTAGTttcaaaagaaataaaaaattaaTAGAACTACGAACCTAAGCAGGAAATATTTCGTTTAATTATTACCAGGAATTAATTAAGAATAATGAACATAATGTAGAGAACGAATCAGGCCAAAAATGACTCGTTCTCTTTGGTTCTCGCTTTTTCGTTAATAGAAAAGACGAGAACGCAAGAGGGAGGGAGATAAAATGGTTTGAAAATGTCCTTCCTGTAATTTGTTTTCGTCGATTCCTGTTTCTTCAATTTTCTCGCATTGTCAATGAAAAAATAAATGTCTTTTAGGCTTCTTCTCTCTCTCTTAATGAGATCCTTTCAAATAAAACCGCCATCTCCAACTAATCTTATTCCTATTATCTACCCATTCTTGCTCACGGTTAATAATCCTTCATTAACTTCCTGTGGTCAACTTTTATTATCTCCTCAAATTCAATTTATGCTCCCTTTATTTTTATACTCCTACTACATAACTCATTGCCTCGAATATCATTAATTACCTGCTAATCAGATCAGTCGTCATTCATTTTTATATAACTTTCTGACTTTTGTTACATGTTTGAAAAAATAATTTTGATGTTtctaattttaatataataaaacatttggCATACATATACCGATAAATAATTTGTTCATGTCTTATTGTAAATATAATGTATGTATTTACTAACAATGTGTTAGATGTATTGATAATCATGTTGTACCCCTTACAGAAGATCATAAGATCTATCTTGAAAGACGATATTTGTTGGGACAGACAAtcctaaactttaaaatataatgagTCTCTAATGTCGAGATCGATTTGAACTTAAACGTATTATAAAATGCTCAGTGTTCATGAACAACAAATAATTAAACGGATGAGTGTTTGGCACATTGTTGTATTATTTACTTTtctctcttcttgcattgcaagcATTAGGCCTGTTTAAACTAAGGAAGCTTTGTTTTGTTGACTTGTACTATACGCTAGCTCAGTTTAGGAATGATCGAGCTGGGGGCTTGGTTACCCACAATTGCCCAAAATTTCTGAAGCTAAATGCCTGCTTTCAACATCATAAAAGTCAGATTACAATCGATCGATGCTTTCATTAAATCGGAGAATTTGGTAGAGTGTCGTTAGAATTATTTACATATCGAATTTCGTTAGAAATTTGTGTTGTGCTTGCTGGACTTGACTTGCATAGAATTACTACTATTTGACAATTTCGCAAGTGAATGTGCCGCTTTATTTTCGTTTCTaccaataaaagaaaaaaaatgcatGAATCAAAATTAGAACTCGTCATCGACTTAATGTCCTCAATCAATAATTAATCCATAGCTAGCAAGGCTTCGACATTTCGATCGAAGCTCGTTTATGAGAGACTGATAATCACCCTCCGATATGATGGTcccattattttttttataaaagaaaaaaTGATGGTTCCGATATTGTTCGGATCAATTATTGAgtggttttttttttattattattattaaaaatggtaATAAAAATACCTTCttcttttttaattttaaaatatgtcatTTGATAAAAACATAAATTCGGGCAAATTGTTCCAATTTCTTGGAGGATCTAATACTCCCTATTAGTTGATTTATTCAGTGGTCGAGACTGGACGAGTCATATTCATTAATGCAGATGTTTCACTCCAAATACAATTAAGTCGTGGCCTGTGGGACATTTTAATCAATCCGTCCTCCACGGTTGGAATTTCAGAATATTTGTTTTTTTTGGGATAATGACCTGGGGGTCTCTGAACTCACTTTAAGTTACCAACAGGTCCTGGAACTTCACCCTGTAACACCCGCACCCTTCAACTCATTCTGTCTACCGAAGGGCCCCTGAAGTGAAACGACGTTAGTTTTGCTGACGTGGTAGTATTAATATCCGTTAATGTTACATGCGGCACCAGATCAAAGCGAACAGACATTTTTAATGTGAAGTTCATTAGTTCAAGGATGGGTTCTTCTTAGAAGGTAAAGTTACAGGAGTCGGATGGTAATCTAGCATGAGTTAAGGGAGCCTGAATGTCATTATCCCTTTCTTTTCTTTTTTAACACAATGAACATTAATGGAAAGGAATTGCTTAGTTGTTTTTCTACACGCGGTCTCGGTCTTTCGTCAATATTATAAGAATTACGtagaattatcattttcattacatTATTCTTGACTCAATTAGGTTATCACTCGTAGAGAAAATCGTGTATCTGGAGCGTGTTTCGTTTTGTTccaaaaaatttcaaattttttttttttttatttaaaagaaACAAGCGGGCCCATTCTGAAAAATACAGGCCGTCTTTAGTAGAGTGTACTTCAACACAATCTAC
This window encodes:
- the LOC139882187 gene encoding LOW QUALITY PROTEIN: kinesin-like protein KIN-7F (The sequence of the model RefSeq protein was modified relative to this genomic sequence to represent the inferred CDS: inserted 1 base in 1 codon) — its product is MCGITEYAIDDIYDYIQKHEEREFVLKFSAIEIYNEAVRDLLSSDSTPLRLLDDPERGTVVERLTEEILEGKSHLFELLSMCEAQRHIGETSMNETSSRSHQILRLTVESSARAYMGVGSSSTLTAHVNFIDLAGSERASQTLSAGVRLKEGSHINRSLLTXGTVIRKLSKGKNGHVPYRDSKLTRILQNSLGGNARTAIICTMSPARSHVEQSRNTLLFASCAKEVNTNAHVNVVMSDKALVKQLQKELARLESEMKSLGSAPISRDSSALLREKDFKFKMYTQMDKEIKELTQQRDAAQSWVESLLRSGGGEGGGNRLLRLEEQASVDSPQTARINMQFAKNVEENFLLDDSTPKFVGLDPCEDWENIPERSSNKPYENHVSNEVEDHPEEKNTEKSTMNVAASAEDNKENNYVDPEMGEKESDVISTEETYDALKQKVLEMQNTINYLVALYPIEQSPCSSEMDSSSCSSLSLPRSRSCKARLSNISSPNSNEKDSPTSNHAGMNRKLSEIKSSASSRDLPRKNHSFSSSETQSLRSLRKENLPPTYHEKRNYSHELGNLSRKYSLSSMDSLSDGGDSISICGSTFTPLEMSEQKKLPMVGSSGVVEFEAASSVNGTTPWQSSGNGWSLTFGNQRKEIIELWADCNVPLLHRTYFFLLFKGDPSDSVYIEVELRRLYFLKETFSKGTRTTRDSQIVTTASSLKALNRERVLISKKIQKKFSRKDREGLYQKWGIGLKSRQRSLQLAHKIWTDTKDIEHVKKSAALVAKLVGFIEPGQVPKEIFGLTFLPRQLTGWKTIMSPLMSPVL